TCTGGCTGGGCGTGCTGCACCAGGGCGGCGCCGCCCTGGTGCTGGCGGCGGCGACGGCGAACCTATGGGTGGTGTTGCGCGCTCAGCCCCGCATCTTCATGTCCGGGCCGCGCGCCATGGGCCGTTGATGGCCAGGGTCATGCCCGGATACTGGATGTTGACGAACAGGGTCGATCCGTCCGGTGAGAAGACCGCCCCGGCGAACTCCGAGTTTCCCTGAAACACGTTGCGGCCCAGGGTGTAGATTTTTCCATCCGGCGTGACGCCCTTCAGGTGGTTCTTGATGTCGCTGGAATAGTTGTCCTCGCACACGATCAGGTGGCCCCAGGGCGCGATCGTGATGTTGTCGCCCATGTTCAGCGTCTTCTCGTTGGTGCTTTCGACAAAGAGCTGAAGACGTCCCGGACGACGCGCCTCGCCCGCGCGACCTTCGTCGGGCGAGGGGACGTAGCGCAGGATCTGCCCCCTCTGGATCGGCCCGCCCGATGTGGCGGTCAGATAGAGCTCTCCGTCGCCCCACCAGATGCCTTCGCCCCGTGCCACCAGGGCGGCGCCGTCGACATGTCCACGCTGGCGCAAGTCCGCCTTCGGGCTTTCGACCTCAGCCATGTCGATCCAGTCGACATCCAGCCAGTCGCCGACGGACCACAGCCGATCTTGGTGGTTGGTGGTGTCCGCCCCCTTGTGTCCGCGCAGGACCATGGCCTGCAACCGTCCGCCCTTGACCAGTTCGCCCGGCGCATCAGGAATGAAGCGATAAAACAGGCCGTCCGGCCGATCTTCGGTCAGATAGACGATGCCGGTGCGCGGATCGACGCAGACGGCCTCGTGATCGAAACGGCCCATGGCGGTCAGGGGGACGGGATCGACCAGCCCCTCGGCGCGCGCCGGAACTTCGAAGACATAGCCGTGCGCCTTGGTCACGTCGGCGTCGGCGGGCGTCTCCTCCGTCTCTTCGCAGGTCAGCCACGATCCCCACGGCGTCTGCCCACCGCAGCAGTTGGTGCTGGTGCCCGCCAGGCTGAGCTGCTGACGCTCGGTCCTGCCGGTCGACAGGTCATAGATCACCGTCGTCGTGCCGCCGGGCAGGGGCCGACCGTCCTTGTAGGTGTCATAGGCGCGCGTCGCGTCCAGCAGGCCGATCCGCTGCTGATTATAGCCGCCCGGTCCCCAGTTGCGGTGCGCGGCGGACGATCCCTTCAGTTCATGGTTGCGCACCAGGGCGACGCGGGTTCCGCCCAGGCCGAAACAGCCCATGCCGTCAAACTGGCCGGGCACCAGCAGGCCGTCGGCCATCGTCTCGCCGCCCTGGGACACGATACGATAGGAAAAGCCCTCAGGCAGATCCAGCAGGCCATTCGGGTCTCGCTTCAGCGGGCCATAGGCTTCGACCTCGTTCAGATAGGTCTCCTCGGCCGCCTGAACGTTGCGGGCGAGGCCCGAAAAGGCGAGGGCGGCGCTGGAGGAGATCAGGCTGCGGCGATGAAGATGCATGGGACGCTCCGAAAGGCTTCACGCCCCGGATGGCTGGGAAACGTCATGGTTTGATGACGAAATCTGTTATTTCGTAACGTTCACGCTGTTCAGTGGAGTGGGTATTTTAATACCGCGTTTGAAATAATTTGTTAAATCAGTATCTTATCTCAATTTGGCGCGGGCTTTGCGCATTGACGCGACCGATCGTCTCCGGTATCAGCGCGCCTTCATTCGGTTCCTTCGGGGGCCGGACCCGATTTTCGTCTCCAGGAACCCCCTCATGCTGAAGAGCACTACGGCTTCGTTGAAGCCGGCCGAGGTCGAGAAGAAGTGGATTCACATCGACGCCGAAGGCGTCGTCGTGGGCCGCCTCGCGACCTTCATCGCCAACCGTCTGCGCGGCAAGCACCGCGGCGACTACACCCCCCACGTCGATTGCGGCGACTATGTCGTCGTCACCAACGTCGACAAGGTGGTGTTCACCGGCAAGAAGAACACCGACAAGATCTACTATCGCCACACCGGCCACCCCGGCGGCGTCAAGTCGACGACCCCGGAAAAGGTCCTGGGCGGTCGCTTCCCCGAGCGCGTCCTTGAAAAGGCCGTCGAGCGCATGCTGCCCAAGGAAAGCCCCCTGGCCCGCAAGCAGATGACGCACCTGCGCCTGTTCGCCGGCAGCCAGCACGAACACGAAGCCCAGCAACCGGAAACGATCGACTTCAAGTCGGCGTCGCCCAAGAACACCCGGAGCGTCTGAGCATGACCGACGTGACCAACACCGAAACCGCGACCGGCTTCGACGCCCTGAAGGGCCTGTCGGCCTCGGCCGAGAACGACGCGCCCGTCTATGTCCAGAAGCTGGACGCCCAGGGCCGCGCCTATTCGACCGGCAAGCGCAAGAACGCCATCGCCCGCGTGTGGGTGAAGCCCGGCGCCGGCAAGATCACCGTGAACGGCAAGGACGTGGCCGCCTATTTCGCCCGTCCGGTCCTGCAGATGATGGTGGCCCAGCCGCTGAACGTCGCCGACCGCGCCACCCAGTATGACGTCGTCTGCACCGTAGAAGGTTCGGGCCTGTCGGGCCAGGCCGGCGCCATCCGCCACGGCCTGTCGCACGCCCTGACGCACTTCGAACCGGAACTGCGCAAGGTCCTGAAGCCGCACGGCTTCCTGACCCGCGACAGCCGCGTCGTCGAGCGCAAGAAGTACGGCCGCGCCAAGGCGCGCCGCAGCTTCCAGTTCTCGAAGCGCTGATCGCGTTCACGCGGTTTTGGATTTGGGGCGCTTCGGGGAGACCCGGAGCGCCCTTTTTCTTTTTTCGAGGCAGTCATGACCCACACAATCTTCATCGACGGCGAGGCCGGGACCACGGGGCTCGAGATTCGCGAGCGGCTGGAAGCGCGCCCGGATCTGGAACTGGTCCTGCTGGGCGACCGTCGTCGCGAAGTGGAGGCGCGGCGCGAGGCCCTGAACGGCGCGGACGCCGTGATCCTGTGCCTGCCCGACGATGCGGCGCGGGAGGCCGTGGCCATGGTCGAGAATCCTTCGGTCAAGGTGATCGACGCCTCAACCGCCTATCGCGTCGCGCCGGGCTGGGCCTATGGGTTTCCCGAGATGGATGCGGGGCAGCGCGACCTGATCGCCCGCTCTCAGTTCGTGTCGAACCCCGGCTGCTATCCCACCGGCTTCATCGGCCTGATGCGGCCGCTGGTGAAGGCGGGGCTGGTTCCGTCCAACTATCCCGTCACGGTCAATGCGGTTTCGGGCTATTCCGGGGGCGGCAAGGCCATGATCGCCGAGTTCGAAACGGCCCCAAAAAACAGCGGGGGCGCCGCGACCGCCTATCGCGCCTATGGTCTGACGCTGAAGCACAAGCATGTGCCGGAAATGACGAAGCACGCGGGTCTGAGCCGCGACGTTCTGTTCACGCCCGCCGTCGGCGCCTATCGCCAGGGGATGCTGGTCGAGGTTCCGCTGCATCTGGGGGCGCTGCCGGAAACGCCCTCGGTCGAACGGCTGCATGGCGCACTGGTCGAGGCCTATGACGGTCAACGCTTCGTCGAGGTCGCGGACCTGGAGGAGACCGAGGCCATGACGGGCATCGAGCCCGAAGGCCTGAACGGCTCCAACCGTCTGCGGCTGCATGTGTTCGGTGATCGCAATGGCGAACAGGCGCGGCTGGTCGCCCTGCTCGACAATCTGGGCAAGGGCGCCTCGGGCGCGGCGGTGCAGAACCTGAACATCATGCTGGGTCTGGACGAGGCGACGGGCCTGATCTGAGCCGCTGAAACCATTTGGCGGCGCCCGTCGTATCAGGGACATGACCCAGTCCCTGATCCAGCATCGCCGGGGCGTTCTGATGGGCGCCGGCGCGCTCGCCCTTTCCGCCTGTTCGCCCGAGACGTCCGAGGCCGGACAGGGGGGCTACGCCGCCTCGCCCTATCGCCGGGTGTCGGATGCGGACTGGCGACGACGCCTGGGCGACGCCTCCTGGCGCATCATGCGGCACGAGGCGACCGAACGTCCCTATTCCAGCGCCTTGAACGACCAGCACGCGCGCGGCGCCTTCATATGCAAGGGATGTGACCTGCCGCTGTTTCGATCGGAGTGGAAGTTCGATTCCCACACCGGCTGGCCCAGTTTCTATGACGTGATCGGGGCCAATATCGGCCGGAAGCGGGACCTGGCGATCGGCGTTCCGCGCACCGAGTACCACTGCGCCCGCTGCCTGGCGCATCAGGGTCATGTCTTCCCGGATGGACCACGTCCGACCGGCCTGCGGTACTGCAACAACGGCCTGGCGCTGAAGTTCGTGGCCGCCTAGCGATTCGCCCTGACAGCGGACTCCACCGTCGCGCCGAAGACGACCGAGGCGATGATGACCAGCAGGCCATAGTCGTGACCGGCGAAGAAGACCGGCGCGCAGGCCATGGCGATGACTATCAGCGGAAACAGTCCCGACCAGACGGCCGTGCCCGGCGCGTCCGCATCGATCATCGGCCGGACCGCAGGACGTTTCATCATCCGCGCCATCCGGCCGTTCAGCAGCACGAAGGCCCCGGCGCAGATCACCGCCGATAGGACGTATTTCAGCGTATTGCCCGGCGCGCCGAAGACGCTGGCGGTCATGACCAGAAGCGCCAGGGCCACGCCGGTGCTGAGCGCCAGGAGGGCGTTCGGTTCGATACGGTTCAAGACTTCACTTTCACATAGCTGCCGGGCGCAGGTTCGATGGGCTTCAACGGACCCTTGGACGGATCACGCGCGGGGATCGATTTTCCGGACCGCGCGCCGAGCCACGCCGCCCAATGCTCCCACCAACTGCCAGGATGCTCCACGGCGCCCGCCTGCCATTCGCCCAGGGTGTCGGGCAGGGCAGGGTTGGTCCAGTGCTGATATTTGCGCGCCGCCGGAGCGTTGATGACGCCGGCGATATGGCCCGATCCCGCCAGGGTGAAGGTCACGTCGGAACCGCCGAACAGCCGCGCCGAGCGATAGACGGAGTTCATCGGTGCGATATGGTCTTCGCGGCTGGCCTGAAAATACAGCGGGATTTTCACCTTCGACAGATCGGCCTTCAGTCCGCCGATCTCGAACTCCCCCTTGGCCAGGGCGTTCGCCCCATACATCTGGCGCAGATAGGCCAGGTGCAGCGCCTTGGGCATCCGCGTCTGGTCGGCGTTCCAGAACAACAGGTCGAAGGCCGGCGGGTCCTTGCCCAGCAGATAGTTGCTGATGAAAAAGGACCAGATCAGGTCGTTGGATCGCAAGGCGTTGAAGGTTTCCGCCATCGCCGCCCCGGGCAGGACGCCGCCCGCCGCATCCATCTGACGCTCGATCTCGGCGATCCAGTGGTCGTCGGTGAACAGGAGTAGGTCGCCCGCCTCGGCGAAATCGTGCTGGGCGGCGAAGAAGGTGGCGGCGGCGATGCGCTTATCGCCCTTCGCCGCCATATGGGCGAGGCTCGCGCCCAGAAGGGTGCCGCCGATGCAGTAGCCGACGGCGTTCAGTTGCTTCGTTCCCGCCTGCTCCAGCGTCTTTTCGACGGCGCGATAGACGCCCTTTTCCAGATAGTCGTCGAAGCCGAACCAGGCCTTGTCGCGATCCGGGTTCACCCAGGAACAGACGAACACCGTGAACCCTTGCCCCGACAGCCAGCGGATCAGCGAGTTCGCGGGCTGCAGGTCCATGATGTAGAATTTGTTGATCCACGGCGGGAAGATCAGCAGCGGAATCTCGTGCTGGGTCTCGCCGGTCGGCGCGTACTGGATCAGCTCGAACAACGCATCGCGCCAGACGACCTGGCCGGGGGCGGTGGCGACATTCTCGCCCACGACGAACTTGCCGTAATCGGCCTGGCTGATGCGCAGCGATCCCCCGCCCCGTTCCAGATCGGCGGCGAAGTTCTGCATTCCCTTCACCAGGGATTCGCCGCTGGTCTCGGCCAGGGCCTTCAGCGCCACCGGGTTGGAGGCCAGGAAGTTCGAGGGCGAGAAGGCGTCGGTCAGCAGGCGGGTGAAGAACTGGGCGCGGCGTTTCACCGCTGGATCGACGTCCTCGACGCCCGCGACCAGCCCGTTCATCCAGTCCGATGTCAGCAGATAGGACCGCCGCATCATGTCGAACATCGGGTTTTCCGACCAGGCCGGGTCCTTGAACCGCTTGTCGGCCGGCGCGGGCGCGGGCGCCTCGCCCGCCGCCTGACGTGCGGTGCTGCTCCACAGATCCATGTAGCGGCCGAACAGATCGGCCTGGGCCTGGAACAACTTGTCGGGACGCGCGGCCAGGCTGGTCATCACCGACGTCATGGCCGGACCGACATTGAACGGATCGGACGTCAGCGCCGGCGGACCCTCCGGGTTTTTTGCGGCCTGGCTCAGAGCCGCCTCGGCCATCGCGCCCTGCGCCATCATCGCCGCCTTGGCCAGATTGAGCGACAGCGTCTCGATCAGCGCGGCCTGCTCGGCACCCGCAAAGGCGGGCTGGGGCTCATCGGCCGGCGGCGGCGCCTCGGGCGGCGATTGCGGCTTGTCCTTGGTCTGACGCGGCGGGCGCGGCTTTGCGGAGGTGGGGCGGCCGGCTTTGCGTGCGGGCTGCGCGGTCGTGTGTTTCGGGGGCGGGGGAGGCTTGGCCATGATCGTCCTTCGCGCTTCCTGCGCCACAGGCTGGTTGATCCGCCCTTCCGCGCGACGCCATGATGGCATAAGACCGACCGGGAAATGAACGCGCCGCTTTCGAAAAAGATGATCCCGATCGCCGCAGTTGCGATCACGGGGGGCCTGGGCGCCTGTTCCAGCGGCCTGGCCGCCAAGACGGATGCGACGTCGCCGCTGGCGCCGCGCGTGCAGGAACTGGTCGACGCTAACCGCCACTATCCGCGCTGGCAGGATTTCCCCGCCGCGCCGACAGGCCTGCCGGATGTGCGTCAGGTCGCGACCAATGCTCAGCGGCTTCAGGCCGACAATGCGACCCTGAGCGGCGAAATCGCACGGATCGATTGGACCGTGAACGAGCCCGAGGCCCTGGCTGCGCAGATTTCCGCCAAGGTCGCGGCCGTGCCTGTGTCGCCCGACGCCGCGCGCACTCAGGCGGAAATAGAAGCGTTCGCCCAGAGCCTGCGTGATCGGGCCAAGGCGCCGCCGCCCCTCGACCGTCGCCCGGTGCGGTGAAATCCATACAAGCGGTCGCCTTGGCGGCAGAATCCGCCGATCTTGCGCCGATGGCTGACGACAGCGCCGCAAAGACCCTGAACGCCTTTCTAGGCGTGTCCCGTTCCCTGTCCGGCCGCGCCTGGCGACAGCGGCCGGCCGAGGCGGCGGTCGTGCGCGCCCATATGCAGACCTTGGGTCTGGACGAGGTTTTGGCTCGCGCCCTGGCGTCGCGTGGCGTGCGGGCCGATCAGGGGGCGGACTTTCTGACGCCGACCCTGCGGGCTCTGTTTCCCGATCCATCCAGCTTCATGGACATGGATGCGGCCGCCGAAGCCATCCTCGACGCGCTCCAGGCTGAGGCCAGCATCCATGTGTTCGCCGATTACGATGTCGACGGCGCCTCCAGCGCGGCCTTGCTGGTGCGCTGGTTCCGGGCCATGGGGCGTGGACTGCCCATCTATGTGCCCGACCGGCTGACCGAGGGTTACGGCCCAAGCGCCAGGGCCTTCGACACCCTTAAGGCCGCGGGCGCGGATCTGGTCATCACGGTCGATTGCGGCGCGGCGGCGAACGAAGCCCTGGCCCATGCCGCCGCCATCGCCCTGAACGTCGTGGTCATCGACCACCACATGATGCGCAGCGAGCCGCCCACGGCTCTGGCGGTCGTCAATCCAAATCGACCCGGCTGCAATTCGGGCCAGGGCAATCTGGCGGCCGCGGGCGTGGTCTTCGTGCTTCTGGCCGCCCTGAACCGCGAGGCGCGCAGGCGCGGCCTGTTCGCCGACAGACCCGAGCCCGACATCCGCCAGTGGCTGGACCTGGCGGCCCTGGGTGCGATCTGCGACGTCACCGGCCTGACGGGCTTCAACCGCGCCCTGACCGGCCTGGGTCTGAAGGTGATGAGCGATTGGCGCAATCCGGGTCTGCGCGCTTTGCTGGCGGCGGCCGGCGCCGAGCCGGGACCAGCCAAAACCAATCACGCGGGCTTCATCCTGGGGCCGCGAATCAACGCTGGCGGACGGATCGGCCGATCGGATCTGGGCGCGCGGTTGCTATCGACCGACGACCCTGTCGAGGCCGAGGCCCTGGCCGTCGAACTGGATGCTCTGAACCTGTCGCGGCGCGAGGTCGAGCGGGCGGTTACCGAAGCGGCCGTGCGTCGCGTCGAGGCGACCGGCGCCCACGCCGACGACAGCGCCGTGATCGTGGTCGCTGGCGACGACTGGCATCCCGGCGTGGTCGGCATCGTCGCGGGGCGACTGCGTGAACGGTGGCGCAAACCGGTCATCGTCGTCGGCGTCGATCCCGTGACCGGGATCGGAAAAGGCTCGGGCCGGTCGCAACCCGGCATGAACCTGGGCCGCGCCATCCAGGCGGCGTGGGAAGGCGGCGTCCTGATGGCCGGCGGCGGTCATGCCATGGCGGCGGGTCTGACGATGGACGGCGCGCGTCTGGCGGAACTGACCGCCTTTCTGAACGACCAACTGGCGCAGGAACGTGTGGAGGCGATGGCCCAGGATGTGTTGGAGATCGACGCTCTGATCGATCCGTCCGCCGCGACCCGTGCCCTGTTCGACTCTTTCGAGCGCCTGGCGCCCTTCGGTCCCGCCAATCCTGAGCCGACCTTTGCGCTCAGCGGCGTTCAGGCGCGCGAGCCGGTCGCGATGAACGGCGGCCATGTGCGGTGCCGTCTGGTCGGGCCGGACGGCGCCTCGGTCCGGGCCATCGCCTGGCGCTGCGCCGATCTGCCGACTGGACAGGCGCTTCTGGCGGGGCAGGGAGGCTTGAGCGTGGTCGGGCGACTGAAGGCCGACGACTGGAATGGCCGCAAGGGCGTGCAGTTCGAGATCGAGGACGTGTCCGATCCCCGGATGGTCTGATCCCGTCCAAAAAACTGGAAATCCAAGCTTGCACCGCTTCGAGGGCGCGGCTATATCGCCGGCTCTCCCGCGCAGCGGTCCCTTCGTCTATCGGTTAGGACGTCAGGTTTTCAACCTGAAAAGAGGGGTTCGACTCCCCTAGGGACTGCCACGCGGGCAGGACGACCATCGAGCGAACGGCTCTGGCGACCCTATAGCTTCCAGTTGGCGATCTATGTGAAGTTCCACATTGTGGACTATGTCGCCGCCGCTTCTTGGCTAACCATTGTTAACCAATAACGGCAATCTTCGCCCCTCGCGTGCATTTTCCGCTTTTCAAAATTTCGCGGAACGGTGTTAAATATAGGCCGAGTCCGCTAAAGGCGCGGACGGGGGTCTTAAGTTGTCTGACTACAGCGAGATGGAGACGGCGCAGACCGTTCGAGTCATCGGCCGGGTGAAATGGTTCGATGCGGTAAAGGGCTATGGCTTCATCGTCCCAGACGATCCGACGCTGACGGAAATGCGTGACGTGCTGCTGCACATCAGCAGCCTTCGCGACCACGGCCGGGACGCCGCGGATGAAGGCGCGCCGATCACCTGCGATTGCGTCAAGCGGATCAAAGGATGGCAGACGGTGGCGATCCATGATCTGGGCGAAGGTGAAGCGGCGCTTCCGGTTCGTCGCACGCCCCCGCCTGCGGCGCTGGACATCGTGTCGGACGACGCGCTGGAGACTGCGCTGGTCAAATGGTTCAATCGCACCAAGGGCTACGGATTCGTCGTGCGTGATCGCGAGCCAGGCGATATCTTCGTCCATATCGAGACGCTGCGTCGCTGCGGCCTGGAAGACCTGATCCCCGGCGACACGGTGCGGGTGCGATTCGCCAATGGCCCCAAGGGGCTGGTGGTCGCGGACATCAAAACGGGCGGCTGAGGTCAGGCGCCCAGGAGAGGCGCATGATCGACGCGACCAGACGACTGATTCTGGCGGGAATGCTGATGCTGGCCGTCGCGGGCTGTGCGGCCAAGGCCCCGACCGGCCCGAATGGCGAGCTGCTGCAGCGCCTGGCCATCGTCACCACCTCGGGCGAACATCCGTTCTGGGTCGAAATCGCCGACGACGAACAGGAGCGCCAGCGCGGCCTGATGTTCCGGCCGCCGCTGGATGCGGATCGCGGAATGCTGTTCCAATGGCCCGGCGAAGCGCCGCGCGAGCAGAGCTTCTGGATGCGCAACACCCCCAGTTCTCTGGACATTCTCTATATCGACCCGCAGGGGCGCATCGTCTCGATCGCCTCGCACGCCACGCCGTTTTCCGAGGCGCCGATTCCCTCCAATGGGGCGGCGAACGGGGTGCTGGAATTGCGTGCAGGCCGCGCCGCCGAGATCAACGCCCAGCCCGGTGACAAAGTTTTACACCCTTATTTCAAGCCTTGATTGCGGTTTGCCGCGCGAAGTGCCAATAGGGCGCTCCGTTAGGTCCGGGGTGTAGCGCAGCCTGGTAGCGCATCTGGTTTGGGACCAGAGGGTCGGAGGTTCGAATCCTCTCGCCCCGACCAACGGAAGGCCGCTGGATTCCGCATCCGGCGCGCGTTATGGCAGGGGCGAAAGCTCGCCGTTATTGAGGACCCGTCCATGCTCGCTCGCATCTACCGCCCGGCCAAGACCGCGATGCAATCGGGCAAGGCCAAGAGCCGCGATTGGCGGCTGGAGTTCGAACCTGCCTCGGCGCGGACCATCGATCCGCTGATGGGCTGGACCAGTTCCAGCGACATGAACGGTCAGGTCCGCCTGAACTTCGATTCGAAAGAAGACGCGGTGGAATACGCCGAGCGCCACGGCATCGCCTTCCGGCTGCATGAGCCGAACGATCCCCCGATGATCATCAAGGCCTATGCCGACAACTTCGCCACCAACCGCAAGCAATCCTGGACGCACTGACGCCAGCGTCTGGCCATAAGCGCCCATAGCTCAACCGGATAGAGCACCCGCCTTCTAAGCGGGATGTTGCAGGTTCGAGTCCTGCTGGGCGCGCCATTCCCGGCGCGGCGCGTATTGGGTCCGCACATGAGCGACATCTCCACCTTGCCCGAACAGACCGTCCGCGTGGCGGCGCTGTATCGGTTCGCGCCGGTCGCCGATCCGGCGGCGGTTCGCGATAGGCTGCACGCGGTCTGCGACGCCGGGCAGGTGAGGGGCACGCTGTTGATCGCCCACGAGGGTCTGAACGGCACCATCGCCGGGCCGGTCGACGGCGTGGAGGCGGTGCTGAACACGATCCACGCCATGCCGGGCTTCGATAGGCTGGAACTGAAATACGCCTGGACGGACGTGTTGCCGTTTCATCGCATGAAGGTGCGGGTGAAGCCCGAGATCGTCACCATGGGCCAACCGAATCTGGACCCGTCGCGCGATGCTGGCGTCTATGTCTCGCCCGCCGACTGGAACGCCCTGATCGCCGATCCCCAGACCTTGGTGATCGACACCCGTAACGCCTATGAGGGCGAGATCGGCGCGTTTGAAGGCGCCGTGCAGCCCAATACCGAAAGCTTTCGCGATTTCCCCGACTGGTTCCGCACCGAGGGCCGCGCCTTGCTGGCGCAGACCGGCGCGCGGCGTGTCGCCATGTATTGCACCGGCGGAATCCGCTGCGAAAAGTCCACCGCCTTTCTCAAGGCTGAGGGTGTCGAGAATGTTCACCATTTAGAAGGCGGCATCCTGCGTTATCTTGAGACGGTGGATGAGCATGACAGCCTATGGCGCGGAGACTGCTTCGTCTTCGACGAGCGGGTGTCGGTCGGTCACGGGCTGAGCCAGGGGCCGCATACCCTGTGCCGGGGATGCCGACTGCCCGTGGATGAGGCGGGGCGCGCGTCACCCCGCTATATCGAGGGCGTCTGTTGCGCGCGCTGCGACAGCACGCGCGACGAGAGCCAGCGCGCCCGATATGCAGAACGGCATCGCCAGATCGAAATCGCCCAGCAGCGGGGATTGACCCACATCGGCGTCGCGCCGAAGCCCTAGCGACGCGGCGCTCGCGGAAAGAAGGCGCTGGGCGTCTTCTCGACATAGACGGCGAAGGCGGCGGGTCGCGACCGCTTCATATGGGCCTCAAGCAGCGGCACGCCCGACACCTGGGTCAGCAGCCAATACATATAGGCCGGCCCCGTCAGCGCCAGCCAGCCCCAGGGCCATTCGCCGCCAAGGTTGATGGCGAACACGGGCCAGGCGCACCAGCCCAGCCATTCGAAAAAATAGTTCGGGTGCCGCGACCAGGCCCACATCCCTATGTCGCACACCTTGGCCCTGTTGGCGGTGTTCCGCTTGAACGCCGCTAACTGTCGGTCGGCCATGCCTTCGCCAAACAGGGCGCCAGCGAAGATCAACGCCGCTAAGGCGTCCTGAAGCGTCAAACCCGGCGTCGGATTGCGCGCGCCAACCAGAATGCTGAGCGAAAGCAAGGCCGCAGCTCCGGCTTGCAACATCAGAAAACCAAACATCTTTGCTTGGAAACCACGCCCCCAATCCTTGCGCAGCCGCGCGTATCGAGCGTCTTCGCC
Above is a genomic segment from Candidatus Brevundimonas colombiensis containing:
- a CDS encoding DUF1295 domain-containing protein — protein: MAAVFMVVVMSAAWAVQRRTGQGGWADAFWSLGLGAAGVGVALFPIDGAAPSPRQWLAALLIGAWGLRLGLHIAKRAAGEGEDARYARLRKDWGRGFQAKMFGFLMLQAGAAALLSLSILVGARNPTPGLTLQDALAALIFAGALFGEGMADRQLAAFKRNTANRAKVCDIGMWAWSRHPNYFFEWLGWCAWPVFAINLGGEWPWGWLALTGPAYMYWLLTQVSGVPLLEAHMKRSRPAAFAVYVEKTPSAFFPRAPRR
- a CDS encoding ETC complex I subunit; protein product: MLARIYRPAKTAMQSGKAKSRDWRLEFEPASARTIDPLMGWTSSSDMNGQVRLNFDSKEDAVEYAERHGIAFRLHEPNDPPMIIKAYADNFATNRKQSWTH
- a CDS encoding rhodanese-related sulfurtransferase; this encodes MSDISTLPEQTVRVAALYRFAPVADPAAVRDRLHAVCDAGQVRGTLLIAHEGLNGTIAGPVDGVEAVLNTIHAMPGFDRLELKYAWTDVLPFHRMKVRVKPEIVTMGQPNLDPSRDAGVYVSPADWNALIADPQTLVIDTRNAYEGEIGAFEGAVQPNTESFRDFPDWFRTEGRALLAQTGARRVAMYCTGGIRCEKSTAFLKAEGVENVHHLEGGILRYLETVDEHDSLWRGDCFVFDERVSVGHGLSQGPHTLCRGCRLPVDEAGRASPRYIEGVCCARCDSTRDESQRARYAERHRQIEIAQQRGLTHIGVAPKP